The nucleotide sequence AATGTGATTTTTTTTAACCATAAAATTCCTCTAAATCAATGTACAAGCAGTTTGATGAAATTGAACATTTTGCAAAAACATGTGCCTTTGAATTTTTGCCAAAGAGAAAGGTCGCATGCATGAAATTTGGTTAAAAGCCAAGAATTCTATCATGTGATACAGAATGATCATAGTGAGTCTAATTGGGTCAAATTGGTGTATAAGAgttttattatggttattttgtaGGTTAGACACAGGATGCCTTCAGCTGTCCAATTATTTTACCAAAGTAGGATAAACAGGACTTCTTAAGTAGATTCTAGGGACATTATACATTTAAGAATGAAGTTAATGTATAGCATATAGCTCTCATTTCAAGGGTTTCTCCAATTCGAGAAGATAACACTTCGAACCATAGAACAAGAGTGAAGAAAGCAAGTAATTACtcaattgattaaaaaaaatcagattcTAAGAGCTATTGTGAAGGAAAACTTATCATTTTTTGGCAATCTCATCAACCTGCAAAATCCCATCTAAATAAACCTTTAAAATTCGCAAAAGGAACATCTTCCAGAAAAATCACTTGTAGATATTATTCACTTGTTTTAGAGTCTACTGTTATTTTGACTGTTTACGTATGGGTAGGAATAGGGTAGCTACCCTTCTTTTTTTCCTGAGATGGAGTAGGTTTAATTAAAGTTTAGCTAAAAGTGAGGCTGCTCTGGTTTAGTAATTAACGTAGTACCATGGCTTGATATTAAACACTCCAGCAAGAGTGGCTTGAAACAAACAATCTGACATAAAGTTTACTCTTGATTGGAGTAGTGTAGGGATTCAAGGTCATTTGACTTGAACTTTAGAATCAGTTCACATGCGGAGAAGGATGTTATAATGTATAACTATAAAGTTATGCTTAAGCATTTTAAATTTTGTTTGAGAGAATTCTTTGTTCAACCAAATTTTAAGATTGTGGAAGTAATATTTGTTCTGGATAGGATTTCTAGATTTGCTCTTGGATGGATTAGAAGATGTCTCTAGTAGTTTTGGGTAGAGAAACTTGATCGATTGGTTTTAGTGGTTCATCTCTTTTTGCCTATTGTGCCTGTGGTAAAGAACTAGGTTGTACTGAAGTTCTTATAGAAATCCTATAAAATTTTAGACTCTGTGTTTATTTAGTCAAGTAAGAAATCTTGTTTTTAGTTCCAGGAAAGATATGACATTCTGACCATTGCGCAGCATATATTTAAGGAGAAATATAGGAGGCCCCAATTGCAAGGACTTTCTTCTTATAACAGAATTCAGTAATTCAATAATTATAATTGCAGGCACTTAACTGCACCATCTGTGCTGAGGAAGAGAATATCATGCTTATTGTTTTGAAATAAATTTGTGTTTGTCCTTTGCATTATTTGTAAGAAATCTCAATATTAATGTGTGTGAGTTGTCACCTATGGTGGAACCTAATTATATTATGAGATTTTTTGCCATCAAATTCGATAAGATGTCTATAGGCTATAaatattgtttattttttaaGTTGCGACTCTAGTTGAATGATATTTCACATTTTAGTCAAAGCAGAAGCCTGAAAACAAGGATAATGAGGCTGCAGTGTCAAGCGAGTTGAAGACTAGTCCTGGTTATGCTGGAGCTAATAATCCTCTTCTCACACCGGTAACAGGAAAGGGAGGAAAAACAAATGGCAGATCCAAGGTAGCAAAGTACAATAAGTCTGGACCTCAGACCCCTATGTCAAATGTTGGTGagtacattcatcatttaaatacCATAAAAACATATTAATGCTGTTACTATTATACATAAACCTATCTGGTAACTGGTTAAGAAGTTAATGGTGTTCTTAGACTAGTCAGACCATCAAGCTATGACAATGATATTTCCAATTAAATATCTTGGTTTAATCTCTATGATTTGGGTCCATGCAGGTTCAGCCTCGGGCAATGTTCTCACTCCTGTTGGTACTTGTCGTTACGATAGTTCTCTAGGTGAACAaagtcatggttaatttgaattctGTCTGGAAAAGCTTGAAGCTTAAGTGATTAATTTGGAATTCTTTCTGCTTTTGTTTCTGACATATTGCATTTTGCAACTACATTTTCAGGACTCTTGACTAAAAGGTTTATCAGTTTGCTTAAACAAGCACAAGATGGAATCCTTGATTTGAATAATGCTGCAGAAACACTTGAGGTATTACGGATTACTACTATTTTAAATAACTCTTTATGTTTATCTGTACTTAGAGACACAAGTTAGAGTAATGCTATTGTCTAGGTGCAAAAGAGGCGGATATATGACATCACTAATGTCCTTGAAGGGATTGGACTGATAGAAAAGAAACTCAAGAACAAAATCTGTTGGAAGTAATTCATCTGTTTCCTCTTggaaatttctcttttttttttcttaatgaaaTGATCTTGGCTTCTCCCAATATGAGGAACAATTTACATGGTACATCACTCATAGATCATTGCACGACAGGGGATTAGATAATGCGAGGCCAGGGGAGGTTGATGACGATCTTTCAGTACTACAGGTGCCAGACATGTTTTTTCCTTGCCGTAAACAAAATCCACTCCTCTCGGTCTATGTCTAAACTGAGTCTAGATTTTGAAAATGAGCTCATCTGGATTCTCTTATTTGTATTCTCTTCAGGCAGAAATTAAAAAACTTGCATTGCAAGAGCATGGATTGGATGACCGTATCAGGTTGGATTTAGTAGGCCTGATAAACTATTGATGTGAAATATCTTACCAAATATTCTGAATTGTATTTCACAGCAAAATACAAGAAAGATTAAGGGTGTTTTCTGAAGATGAAAGAAACCAGAGGTAAGTGCTTTTTTTTTGTGCATTTACATCCTACATATGTAGCTAACCATCTTCTACAACATTTGTGGATTCAGGTGGCTTTATGTGACTGAAGATGACATCAAAGGTCTTCCTTGTTTTCAGGTTTTTCTCTGTTTCCTTGTTTCCTTAGAATTTGGCAAATATATATTGTCTGCTACTCTGTTATGAGTAACATTACCTGATATTCGTGCCTCTTGTACGCAGAATGAAACACTTATAGCAATAAAGGCACCTCATGGTACTACACTGGAAGTTCCAGATCCTGATGAGGTGCAAAGCGGCTAAGTTTTGGACCAAGTTGTTTCagttttttatttcataaattagCTAGAAATTCTTCCTCCACATGCAGGCTGGTGAATATCCACAGAGGAGATACAGAATTGTCCTAAGAAGCACAATGGGTCCAATAGATGTTTACCTTGTTAGGTAATAATGCCTTTTCAGTTGTCACTTTGAACATTAGGCTTGACGGACAAGTACTTGAATTATGCTCTTCTCTTTGTCCCTTTTGTTTATCCCTTTGTCTTGTTTTTCCTTGTTGCTAGTCAATTTGAGGAGAAATTTGAGGAGATGAACAGTATTGAGACACCTTTGAGGCTCAATCCCATGGCAGATTCACAGACTGTTGAGAACTCCATGTTGGCGATTGCCACAGAAGAGAGCAGAAGAAAGGAAACGGAATTTAAGGATCCAGATTGTCAGAGGGCATGCCCCAACATAAGTTCCTCACAGGATGCTGGTGGTGGTATGATGAAGATTGTTCCTTGTGATGTTGACGTAAGTTCAGCTACTGAGTATACAAACCTTAACCCGATTAATATAAGTTATACCTGTGAGGGACAGCTTATAATGGAGATTTAAGTCAATGTCCACCCACCATATGGAACTTACCTCTGATGTCTGAATGATCTGACTCTTCTATATTTTGGTAGTCGGCCCTATATCTTTATTGATTGTACCTGTTAAAAGAGTAAGATAAGCAAGCCATTAGCAGCTTTGTTCTTATAGCCCATAAGTGCATGTTTGAGTTGATCGAATCTGCTTTTATGAAGATGATTGTTTCTATTTTGCAGACTGATGCTGATTACTGGCTTCTATCAGAGTCTGGAGTCAGCATTACAGATATGTGGAAGACATCACGTATCCTTAAGACATCATTCTTCGTTTAGTCTTTGCTGTTTAACTGTTGTAAATTTTACTTGAAATCCTTAGCTTAATCTTTAGCGGAGGTCCAGTGGGATCGGATCTGTGCGTTTAGCACGGACGACTTCGTTACAAGTGGTGCTGGCACACCTCGGCCACCGGCTCCAACATCTGGTGTTATTGACCCTTTGACACAAACTCTACTCGGAAATAAATGCAGGGCAGACAATCTGTGACATTAAAATTGAAAACTTCATTCTCCAGGTGCATTAAAATTCTCATCTCACTGCCACAAAAGTCAAACCGGAAAACAATTCGGTGATCAAAGAATTAAGAGGTGAGGCTATGCAAGAGCACTCCCGATTCCGAGAACTAGCCACTGCAGTCCTATGTGTTGGATCGAGTATACATCTTACTGTATTGTTCATGCACGAAGATATAAACTCATCTTCATTTATCTACACATCTTTCTCTATGCTCCTAAATGTGACCAGTCTCATCCTGACTGTTTTCCGTTTTATTAAGCAGAATGCAACTATTTAAACATATCTTGAGGCTGCTGTTCATTTTGTTTTGACTACAGATTGAGAAGGGTGCATTGCTTTTCATAAAATGCAAGCTAGTCATTCAAAGGCGCTAATGTTTCTTCATGTCATTTGCAGATATCAATTCTTAACGACGATGGCTTCTTGTCTATCTTTTCCTAACCTAACGTTGGCTTTCCTCCCTCTTTGGAGCCATATATATCTCTGCATAAAAGGAgaagcaagaaaaagaaagacCATATGGATCAAGCAGGATATTAGAGTGCTTGAGGTACAAATAAATTCAGCTATCatgttaaaataaattaattattattaatccTGAAGCTGGTACAAAAATGCATGGGCCATGAACAGCAGTTATATGTATTTTTTTACAGTCTGATAAgggcttaaaagaaaaaaaagcaacAATTTCCAAAATCCAGagaaaaaatatgatgaaaatctGAAAGATAAACTAATAAAATTAAGGTTCTCCAAACACACTTCAGCACTTGGGGTTTTGACACATTAGTCTCTTTGCGTCAACATTGTCCTTGAATGCCTCATCAATTCTCGGAAAAGTTTTGATGCTAATGCTGATACCGTTGAGCACGATGAAATCAGGCTTGATCTTACATTATTGTGGACGTTGGATCGTAGTTAATGCAGCACTTTTAACGCCAGTTTGACTTGGGTACCACCATTGTTAATGCAACAATGTCAACGCCAATTTGACTTGCCAACCACCATGCAAGAAAGAACAATTGATAGAGAAAGATCTGAACACGCATTGATCAGTAATATGGTTAGTTCAGAAATAGAGAATCTAAAAACTATTAGCTACCTTAGTTGGTAAAGAGTTTGATAATAAATCGTAAGATGTTAGACGcaaatcttatttttattatttatttatttatttcttaaatATAGGCATGCAATCATCTTACCATACATAATAAACTAATCCCATATTCCAGCCATAAGCCACTTGAATGGTTCAAAGCAACTAAGATATATGCATCGCAACATCCAACCCAATATGTTTGGAATGCAGAACAGAAATGCCTTAGCAATTTCATATTTTATTGtctaaaaagcaaaaaaaaaaaaaagataatttccgAAACGCACTCAGGAAAAATAGTATAAAATTCAATAACCTGTATCTTACATGTACACTGTGCATGAGTTGCATTTTCATTAACTTGTCATTTATATATTCACATGACAACGGTTGCACGTATTTGCAAACATCAGAATCTCTACCATATACTAGAGATGAAGTTTCTGTGAGAAACGAAAAAACAAGACTAAAATCAAATTCACAGTTCTATTTCctttcaactcaaacttggggttgatccagACCCGGTGCTTGCGGGGACGGCGACGTGACGTAAATAGTTAATCCTtactcgttgaaagaagatcggtcatGGAAGCCGATGACCTCTAATGAAGAGGAATCGggggtagatgtaggtcacgacaatcaaaccactataaaaactcggtttacatttctttcatactttttatttatattacaaactgatttaattgcttattactttcactacgcttacgagaTTTATATTGCAAACATGAATATTGAAAAAACCAATTAAACAGATCATTGCATGTAACATAAAGTTatgcataattaaaattttaatatatcatttcatGTATGATCgttatcataacttctctccctttgtcattaataaataggagaagtgtaactagcaagtttttgagatataattttaaatcattgcatt is from Musa acuminata AAA Group cultivar baxijiao chromosome BXJ1-6, Cavendish_Baxijiao_AAA, whole genome shotgun sequence and encodes:
- the LOC103988115 gene encoding transcription factor E2FB isoform X1, which produces MSGGRAAGSRSAQASTPILQQPKQRRRVLFSSARPPFVTPDEYHSFPAPHGRPIAGNEMVDALVIKSPSKQKPENKDNEAAVSSELKTSPGYAGANNPLLTPVTGKGGKTNGRSKVAKYNKSGPQTPMSNVGSASGNVLTPVGTCRYDSSLGLLTKRFISLLKQAQDGILDLNNAAETLEVQKRRIYDITNVLEGIGLIEKKLKNKICWKGLDNARPGEVDDDLSVLQAEIKKLALQEHGLDDRISKIQERLRVFSEDERNQRWLYVTEDDIKGLPCFQNETLIAIKAPHGTTLEVPDPDEAGEYPQRRYRIVLRSTMGPIDVYLVSQFEEKFEEMNSIETPLRLNPMADSQTVENSMLAIATEESRRKETEFKDPDCQRACPNISSSQDAGGGMMKIVPCDVDTDADYWLLSESGVSITDMWKTSPEVQWDRICAFSTDDFVTSGAGTPRPPAPTSGVIDPLTQTLLGNKCRADNL
- the LOC103988115 gene encoding transcription factor E2FB isoform X2, with protein sequence MSGGRAAGSRSAQASTPILQQPKQRRRVLFSSARPPFVTPDEYHSFPAPHGRPIAGNEMVDALVIKSPKPENKDNEAAVSSELKTSPGYAGANNPLLTPVTGKGGKTNGRSKVAKYNKSGPQTPMSNVGSASGNVLTPVGTCRYDSSLGLLTKRFISLLKQAQDGILDLNNAAETLEVQKRRIYDITNVLEGIGLIEKKLKNKICWKGLDNARPGEVDDDLSVLQAEIKKLALQEHGLDDRISKIQERLRVFSEDERNQRWLYVTEDDIKGLPCFQNETLIAIKAPHGTTLEVPDPDEAGEYPQRRYRIVLRSTMGPIDVYLVSQFEEKFEEMNSIETPLRLNPMADSQTVENSMLAIATEESRRKETEFKDPDCQRACPNISSSQDAGGGMMKIVPCDVDTDADYWLLSESGVSITDMWKTSPEVQWDRICAFSTDDFVTSGAGTPRPPAPTSGVIDPLTQTLLGNKCRADNL